Proteins encoded in a region of the Pangasianodon hypophthalmus isolate fPanHyp1 chromosome 21, fPanHyp1.pri, whole genome shotgun sequence genome:
- the LOC113533544 gene encoding leucine-rich repeat-containing protein 30, translating to MFLLRQKIAQKQSYRDVAPRVQGTWPSKTRTSDDVKLQKRCKGSHEENLFSAEQLRKHATMHFGYSTLSLSMRGLGEAPADLWELHELGKLNLSLNYLYSLPSGLGNLKNLVVLNIWGNELERLPPEIGLLQNLKVLFAYCNRLSEVPEELGYCAKLEVLSLANNQLTGLPGSLVSMHKLAKLNLSHNRMSHIPTCIYAMKELVFLHMAYNILENIANQIQELANLKILIVEGNHIHTLPRTLCHLTDLELLNVDFNDLQSIPVEMYMLKNLKRLACHPLDKGLHIVHNPLLKPLQEVLQGGLNALYSYLKPA from the coding sequence ATGTTTCTTTTAAGGCAAAAGATAGCTCAGAAGCAATCTTATCGAGATGTTGCTCCAAGGGTCCAGGGAACGTGGCCCTCTAAAACCAGGACATCTGATGATGTAAAACTCCAGAAGAGATGCAAAGGCAGCCATGAAGAGAACCTGTTTTCTGCAGAGCAACTTCGCAAACATGCCACCATGCACTTCGGCTACAGCACCCTCAGTCTGTCCATGAGGGGCCTGGGTGAGGCTCCAGCTGACCTGTGGGAGCTCCATGAGCTGGGCAAGCTCAACTTGTCCCTTAACTATCTATATTCTCTACCTTCTGGCCTGGGAAATCTGAAGAACCTTGTGGTGCTCAACATATGGGGGAATGAGTTGGAGAGACTTCCCCCTGAGATTGGGCTCCTTCAGAACCTAAAGGTACTGTTTGCCTACTGCAACCGCCTCAGTGAGGTGCCTGAGGAGCTGGGCTACTGTGCCAAACTTGAGGTTCTCAGCCTTGCCAACAACCAGCTGACAGGGCTCCCAGGCAGCCTGGTCTCCATGCACAAGTTGGCCAAGCTAAACCTGAGCCACAACCGTATGTCACATATCCCCACTTGCATCTATGCCATGAAGGAGCTTGTGTTCCTGCACATGGCCTACAACATCCTGGAGAACATTGCCAACCAGATCCAGGAACTAGCCAACCTCAAGATTCTCATAGTGGAAGGGAACCATATCCATACACTACCCCGGACTCTGTGCCATTTGACTGACCTGGAGCTCCTCAATGTGGATTTCAATGACCTTCAGAGCATCCCAGTAGAAATGTACATGCTCAAGAACCTCAAAAGGCTGGCGTGTCATCCACTTGATAAGGGGCTACATATAGTTCATAATCCACTCCTGAAACCTCTACAAGAAGTGCTACAGGGAGGACTGAACGCCTTGTATAGCTACCTCAAACCTGCCTGA